A region from the Colwellia sp. PAMC 21821 genome encodes:
- the murA gene encoding UDP-N-acetylglucosamine 1-carboxyvinyltransferase: MDAFKIIGGQPLHGEVTISGAKNAALPILMSALLSETPVTFSNVPKLNDIETTIKLLSQFGAKCQWVSESSLMIDASSIDHCRASYELVKTMRASILVLGPLLARFGHAEVSLPGGCAIGARPVNLHIHGLKLMGADIEVENGYIVARNNGRLKGATIFMDTVSVTGTENLMMAAALADGVTIIENAAREPEIVDLANCLNSMGAIVLGAGSDTLTITGVEKLQGESYSVMPDRIETGTFLVAAAVTQGKVRCLNTDPKALDAVLSKLQEAGAVITTGDDWIELEMTSRPKAVNIRTAPHPAFPTDMQAQFVAMNAIAEGTATTTETIFENRFMHVPELQRMGAKISLEGNTAISTGVEQLNGAQVMATDLRASASLVIAGLVASTETQVDRIYHIDRGYQKIEDKLQALGANITRIKAS, translated from the coding sequence TTGGACGCATTTAAAATTATTGGTGGGCAACCACTACACGGCGAAGTGACTATTTCAGGCGCAAAAAATGCGGCATTACCTATTTTAATGTCCGCATTACTCTCGGAAACGCCGGTTACTTTTTCCAACGTACCCAAGCTTAATGATATTGAAACGACGATTAAACTTTTGTCACAGTTCGGCGCAAAATGCCAGTGGGTTAGTGAGAGTAGTTTGATGATAGATGCGAGTAGCATTGATCATTGTCGCGCGTCATATGAATTAGTAAAAACTATGCGAGCTTCTATTTTAGTTCTAGGTCCTTTGCTTGCTCGTTTTGGTCATGCAGAAGTGTCTTTACCGGGAGGTTGTGCAATTGGTGCTAGACCGGTTAACCTGCATATTCATGGTTTGAAATTGATGGGTGCAGATATAGAAGTTGAGAATGGCTATATCGTTGCTCGTAACAATGGCCGCCTCAAAGGCGCGACCATTTTTATGGATACTGTTAGTGTTACCGGCACTGAAAACTTGATGATGGCGGCAGCACTTGCTGATGGCGTAACGATTATTGAAAATGCAGCGCGTGAGCCTGAAATTGTCGATTTAGCTAATTGTTTAAATAGCATGGGTGCCATTGTTTTAGGTGCAGGCTCTGATACGTTAACGATCACGGGTGTTGAAAAGCTTCAAGGTGAAAGTTACTCAGTGATGCCTGATCGAATTGAAACAGGTACATTTTTAGTTGCTGCAGCAGTAACACAAGGTAAGGTAAGATGTTTAAATACTGATCCTAAAGCCTTAGATGCAGTACTCAGTAAATTACAAGAGGCCGGCGCGGTTATCACTACTGGTGATGATTGGATTGAGCTAGAAATGACCTCAAGACCAAAAGCAGTTAATATTCGCACGGCACCTCATCCTGCATTTCCAACAGATATGCAAGCGCAATTCGTTGCAATGAATGCGATAGCCGAAGGTACAGCAACGACAACAGAAACTATTTTCGAAAATCGCTTTATGCATGTGCCTGAATTACAGCGTATGGGTGCAAAAATAAGTCTTGAAGGCAACACAGCAATCAGTACAGGTGTTGAACAGTTAAATGGTGCGCAAGTAATGGCCACTGATTTACGTGCTTCAGCGAGCTTAGTTATTGCGGGATTAGTGGCGAGTACTGAAACGCAAGTTGACCGTATTTACCATATTGACCGTGGCTATCAGAAAATTGAAGATAAGCTACAAGCTCTAGGCGCAAACATCACGCGTATTAAAGCCTCATAG
- a CDS encoding STAS domain-containing protein, whose product MIDVQQADEKAIFSGALTRATITRAFDKKYRQLVNNDRIVIDLAMVSQIDTAGLAWILLLIELAASKGCDISLVNLPEDLLKLAKLSAVDTLLPIKNT is encoded by the coding sequence ATGATAGATGTCCAACAAGCAGATGAAAAAGCGATTTTTAGTGGTGCCTTAACGCGTGCTACAATAACGCGTGCATTTGATAAAAAGTACCGTCAATTAGTCAATAATGATCGTATTGTTATTGATTTAGCTATGGTTAGCCAAATTGACACCGCAGGCTTAGCGTGGATTTTATTATTAATAGAATTGGCGGCGAGTAAAGGCTGTGATATCAGCTTAGTTAATTTACCTGAAGATTTATTAAAGCTGGCAAAGTTAAGTGCAGTTGATACGTTATTACCGATAAAAAATACCTAA
- a CDS encoding phospholipid-binding protein MlaC, translating to MNKTIKKLFFCLTFLGLTTGVYAAEEVDKKDPYVMIRTVADITFKRFANEQSAIRGEPNLLKTIVREELMPYINYQYAAYKVIGSNFKKTNKAERAEFVPAFREYLITSYAQVFTLYNNQKVEFAPARDFSDERVVSVATSVIEPGREPIDISFRVRKNKKTGEWKAYDMVAEGISLLDSKQAELSSLIRQKGLSHVTEMLIEKSQKSISFK from the coding sequence ATGAATAAGACGATAAAAAAACTGTTTTTTTGTTTAACGTTTTTAGGGCTGACAACAGGGGTTTACGCCGCTGAAGAGGTTGATAAAAAAGACCCTTATGTAATGATTAGAACGGTTGCGGATATCACGTTTAAGCGCTTTGCCAATGAGCAAAGTGCGATACGTGGTGAACCTAATTTATTGAAGACCATCGTGCGTGAAGAGCTCATGCCTTATATCAACTATCAATATGCGGCATATAAAGTTATTGGTAGCAACTTTAAGAAAACTAATAAAGCCGAACGAGCTGAATTTGTACCTGCGTTTCGTGAATACCTTATCACGTCTTATGCTCAGGTTTTTACCTTGTATAATAATCAAAAAGTAGAGTTTGCACCGGCAAGAGATTTCTCTGATGAACGTGTAGTATCAGTTGCTACGAGTGTTATAGAGCCCGGACGCGAACCTATTGATATTTCTTTTCGTGTGCGTAAAAATAAAAAAACCGGCGAATGGAAAGCATACGACATGGTCGCGGAAGGTATAAGTTTACTCGATAGCAAACAAGCAGAGTTAAGTAGCTTGATTCGTCAAAAAGGACTGTCTCATGTTACTGAAATGCTGATAGAGAAAAGTCAAAAAAGCATTAGTTTTAAGTAA
- the mlaD gene encoding outer membrane lipid asymmetry maintenance protein MlaD encodes MVSKKIELLVGLFAAIGIAALLMLALKVADSGISGSGSTYQLYAKFDNIGGLKVRSPIKVGGVVVGRVSAIALDSEDYTPVVTLDIFAEYNNFSEATSVSILTAGLLGEQYVGLLPGFIHSSVETLQPGDFIEDTKPALVLEELIGQFLFGQGSGD; translated from the coding sequence ATGGTGTCGAAAAAAATAGAGTTATTGGTTGGACTATTTGCTGCAATTGGTATTGCTGCATTGTTAATGCTAGCGCTAAAAGTAGCTGATAGTGGAATTTCAGGCAGTGGTAGCACCTATCAACTGTACGCGAAATTTGACAACATTGGTGGTTTGAAAGTTCGCTCACCAATTAAAGTTGGTGGTGTTGTAGTCGGTCGTGTTAGTGCCATTGCGCTCGACAGCGAAGATTATACGCCGGTGGTCACTTTAGACATTTTTGCCGAGTATAATAATTTTTCAGAAGCAACGTCAGTGTCAATTTTAACCGCAGGTTTATTGGGTGAACAATATGTTGGCTTATTACCTGGTTTTATACATTCGTCAGTTGAAACATTGCAACCCGGTGACTTTATTGAAGATACAAAACCGGCATTGGTATTAGAAGAACTCATTGGGCAATTTTTGTTTGGTCAAGGAAGTGGTGATTAA
- the mlaE gene encoding lipid asymmetry maintenance ABC transporter permease subunit MlaE, with protein sequence MNQLQHLGRTIIDQISGLGRALLMLASALLHMPNPRKGFPLLMNQLYSVGVMSLVIILVSGLFIGMVLALQGYTILVGYGAEASLGPMVALSLLRELGPVVAALLFAGRAGSALTAEIGLMKATEQLSSLEMMAVDPLRRVVAPRFWAGFISLPLLAAIFSAVGILGAHIVGVDWLGVDSGTFWSVMQSQVSFEKDILNGIIKSLVFAFVVTWIAVYKGYSCEPTSEGISRATTSTVVQSSLLVLGLDFVLTALMFAN encoded by the coding sequence GTGAATCAACTGCAACACTTAGGTCGCACCATTATTGACCAAATATCAGGCTTAGGTAGAGCTTTGTTGATGTTAGCATCAGCATTGTTGCATATGCCAAACCCGCGCAAAGGTTTTCCTTTGTTGATGAACCAACTTTATTCAGTTGGTGTTATGTCGTTAGTTATCATTCTGGTCTCGGGTTTGTTTATCGGCATGGTATTAGCTTTGCAGGGCTATACTATTTTAGTGGGCTATGGCGCTGAAGCTAGTCTAGGCCCCATGGTCGCATTGTCATTGTTACGAGAGTTAGGTCCTGTAGTAGCAGCCTTACTTTTTGCTGGTCGAGCCGGTTCTGCGCTTACAGCTGAAATAGGATTAATGAAAGCAACCGAGCAACTGTCAAGCCTCGAAATGATGGCTGTTGACCCGTTACGTCGTGTTGTAGCACCTCGCTTTTGGGCTGGCTTTATAAGTTTACCTTTATTAGCTGCAATATTTTCTGCGGTTGGTATTTTAGGTGCCCATATTGTTGGTGTTGATTGGTTAGGCGTTGATAGCGGTACGTTTTGGTCGGTAATGCAGTCGCAAGTGTCATTTGAGAAAGATATTTTAAATGGCATTATCAAAAGTCTAGTGTTTGCTTTTGTGGTGACTTGGATCGCGGTTTATAAAGGTTATTCTTGTGAGCCAACATCTGAAGGCATTAGCAGAGCAACAACATCTACAGTAGTGCAATCGTCATTATTAGTTTTAGGCTTAGATTTTGTATTAACCGCGTTAATGTTTGCAAATTAA
- the mlaF gene encoding phospholipid ABC transporter ATP-binding protein MlaF has translation MSEILVDIKNMTFKRNERVIYDGISLSIPKGKVTAIMGPSGIGKTTLLRLIGGQIKPESGQILFDGHDIPKLSRKALYDVRKRMSMLFQSGALFSDMSVYDNIAFPIREHTELAEDVIEKMVLMKLEAVGLRGARDLRPSELSGGMARRAALARSIALDPELILYDEPFAGQDPISMGVIVRLIRELGQALGLTSVVVSHDVPEVMSIADYIYIIAEQKIIGQGTPEEIYAQTSPLVQQFVKGEADGPVPFHYPAASYREELIGQGVEK, from the coding sequence ATGTCCGAAATTTTAGTTGATATCAAAAACATGACTTTTAAGCGTAACGAACGTGTCATTTATGATGGCATCAGTTTGTCTATACCTAAAGGTAAAGTTACTGCAATAATGGGTCCTAGTGGTATCGGGAAAACAACCTTGTTGCGCCTAATTGGTGGTCAAATTAAACCAGAATCCGGACAAATTTTATTTGACGGTCACGACATACCTAAATTATCTCGTAAAGCTTTATATGATGTACGCAAGCGTATGAGTATGCTTTTTCAAAGTGGCGCTTTGTTTTCCGATATGAGTGTTTACGATAATATTGCCTTTCCCATTCGTGAGCATACTGAGTTAGCCGAAGATGTTATTGAAAAAATGGTCCTCATGAAATTAGAAGCTGTTGGCTTGCGTGGCGCTCGGGATTTACGACCAAGTGAACTTTCAGGCGGCATGGCACGTCGTGCGGCATTAGCGCGTTCAATTGCTTTAGACCCTGAACTTATTCTTTATGACGAGCCTTTTGCAGGTCAAGACCCTATTTCTATGGGCGTAATAGTGCGCTTAATTCGAGAATTAGGACAAGCGCTAGGATTAACTTCTGTCGTGGTTTCTCATGATGTACCTGAAGTGATGAGTATTGCCGATTATATCTACATTATTGCCGAACAAAAAATTATCGGACAAGGCACACCAGAAGAAATTTACGCTCAAACGTCACCTTTAGTACAGCAATTTGTTAAAGGTGAAGCTGATGGTCCTGTGCCATTTCATTATCCTGCGGCGTCATATCGCGAAGAATTAATCGGCCAAGGAGTTGAGAAGTGA
- a CDS encoding calcium/sodium antiporter — MFIQILILLLSLVILVWSADKFVFGASALARNLGISPMIIGLTIVAMGSSAPEMMIAATASLQGNPDTAIGNAIGSNITNIALVLGITALFHPLSVSSSTIKREIPLILIITAIATYMLANSNFSFNEGLILIIGFVLYIATLLFVTLKRSKENPIDDKMVLEAEQEVPDGVSTKNSIIWLVVGIILLPLSASYLVDSSVFIAKAFGISDLVIGLTVIAIGTSLPELAASIMSIIKKEDDLALGNIIGSNIFNILAVLSLAGLISPGDIDNAAAVRDAPFMLATTFLLFLLCFSRGGKFRITRAKGLLLLAVFFGYQVLLFSQINV; from the coding sequence ATGTTCATCCAAATTTTGATCTTATTGCTTTCACTAGTTATTTTAGTGTGGAGTGCAGACAAATTTGTATTTGGTGCCTCAGCATTAGCACGAAATCTTGGTATATCTCCGATGATAATTGGCTTAACGATTGTCGCTATGGGCTCTTCCGCACCTGAGATGATGATCGCCGCTACCGCGTCATTACAAGGAAATCCAGACACGGCTATTGGTAATGCTATTGGTTCAAACATCACTAACATTGCCTTAGTGCTGGGTATAACCGCACTTTTTCATCCGTTATCGGTTTCGTCATCGACCATTAAACGTGAAATCCCGCTGATTTTAATCATTACCGCTATAGCGACATACATGCTAGCCAATAGTAACTTTAGCTTTAATGAAGGCTTGATACTGATAATTGGTTTTGTGCTTTATATTGCTACTTTGCTATTTGTGACGTTAAAGCGCTCAAAAGAAAATCCTATCGACGATAAAATGGTGCTTGAAGCAGAGCAAGAAGTGCCTGACGGCGTTAGTACCAAAAACTCTATAATCTGGTTAGTTGTCGGCATAATATTACTGCCTTTAAGTGCTAGCTACTTGGTTGACTCATCCGTCTTTATTGCCAAAGCGTTTGGTATTAGTGATCTTGTTATTGGCTTAACTGTTATTGCCATTGGTACCAGTTTGCCAGAGTTAGCCGCTAGTATTATGAGCATTATTAAAAAAGAAGATGATCTTGCTTTAGGTAATATTATTGGCTCAAATATTTTTAATATATTAGCGGTATTGTCACTGGCAGGGCTAATTTCCCCAGGCGATATTGATAATGCCGCCGCAGTGCGCGACGCTCCGTTTATGCTAGCAACTACCTTTTTATTGTTCTTGCTATGTTTTAGTCGTGGCGGAAAGTTTCGCATCACACGCGCGAAAGGGTTACTATTATTAGCAGTGTTTTTTGGTTATCAAGTGTTGCTTTTCAGTCAAATCAACGTGTAA
- a CDS encoding KpsF/GutQ family sugar-phosphate isomerase — MKNFKQLALNVINIEQQAIAELSQYIDDDFVQACELMFNCRGRVIVIGMGKSGHIGGKIAATLASTGTPSFFVHPGEASHGDLGMVTVDDVVLTISNSGETGEVLAIIPVLKRIGSKIIAMTGKPDSTLAKLADTHVCVKVSQEACPLGLAPTSSTTATLVMGDALAVALLNARGFTADDFALSHPGGSLGKRLLLRLADIMHKDERLPTVTEAAKIKDALVEMSLKGLGMTAVVDENKSLVGLFTDGDLRRILDAEINIHQDSITSVMTRNPLVAKQDMLAAEALKIMEDKKINGLIIVDDHNHPIGAMNMHDLLKSGVL; from the coding sequence ATGAAAAATTTTAAACAATTAGCCTTAAATGTTATTAATATTGAACAGCAAGCCATTGCCGAATTATCGCAATATATAGACGACGATTTCGTTCAAGCCTGTGAGCTAATGTTTAATTGCCGAGGCCGTGTCATCGTTATTGGTATGGGTAAATCAGGCCACATTGGCGGAAAAATTGCCGCAACATTAGCAAGTACCGGTACCCCTTCATTTTTTGTGCACCCTGGTGAAGCAAGCCACGGTGATCTCGGTATGGTCACCGTTGATGATGTGGTACTCACCATTTCTAATTCTGGTGAAACTGGCGAGGTACTGGCCATTATTCCCGTGCTCAAGCGGATTGGCAGCAAAATAATTGCCATGACAGGTAAGCCTGATTCTACGCTTGCTAAACTTGCCGACACGCACGTTTGTGTCAAAGTATCACAAGAAGCTTGCCCTTTAGGTTTAGCACCAACATCTAGCACAACAGCAACCTTAGTTATGGGCGACGCTTTAGCGGTTGCTTTATTGAATGCGCGTGGTTTTACCGCTGACGATTTTGCTTTATCTCATCCCGGTGGTAGTTTAGGTAAAAGGTTATTATTACGCTTAGCCGATATCATGCACAAAGATGAACGCCTGCCAACCGTGACAGAAGCTGCTAAGATAAAAGATGCGTTAGTCGAAATGTCACTAAAAGGCTTAGGCATGACCGCGGTTGTTGACGAGAACAAAAGCCTAGTCGGCCTGTTTACTGATGGTGATTTACGCCGTATTTTAGATGCCGAAATTAATATTCATCAAGACAGCATTACCAGCGTAATGACTAGAAATCCGCTTGTAGCTAAGCAAGATATGCTAGCGGCTGAAGCATTAAAAATAATGGAAGACAAAAAAATTAATGGCTTGATTATTGTCGACGATCATAATCATCCCATTGGCGCCATGAATATGCATGACTTATTAAAATCAGGAGTGCTTTAG
- the kdsC gene encoding 3-deoxy-manno-octulosonate-8-phosphatase KdsC, producing the protein MDSLYGKVAPSVWQKAQKIKLFVCDIDGVFSDGRIYLGNNGEELKAFHTKDGYGIKALGASGVDVAVITGRKSNIVQTRMTALNVKHIVQGEENKLPALKAMIDALQLTPEQVAYIGDDMPDFECLNYVGFSIAVNDAHPAILNLCDYTTYTRGGFGAVRETCDLIMQSQHTLADAKGASI; encoded by the coding sequence TTGGACAGTTTATACGGAAAAGTAGCGCCAAGTGTTTGGCAAAAGGCGCAAAAAATTAAACTTTTTGTTTGTGATATTGACGGTGTTTTTTCTGACGGTCGTATCTACTTAGGCAATAACGGTGAAGAACTAAAAGCCTTTCATACCAAAGATGGTTATGGCATTAAAGCTTTAGGTGCAAGTGGTGTTGATGTTGCCGTGATCACGGGCAGAAAATCTAATATCGTCCAAACACGCATGACCGCATTAAACGTTAAACACATAGTGCAAGGCGAAGAAAATAAACTGCCCGCATTAAAAGCGATGATAGACGCTTTGCAACTTACGCCTGAACAAGTCGCGTACATTGGCGACGATATGCCCGATTTTGAGTGCCTTAACTACGTTGGTTTTAGTATTGCAGTAAATGACGCGCACCCTGCCATTTTAAATCTTTGTGACTACACAACCTATACCCGAGGTGGTTTTGGTGCTGTGCGCGAAACTTGCGACCTTATTATGCAAAGTCAGCATACTTTAGCCGATGCAAAGGGTGCCAGTATATGA
- the lptC gene encoding LPS export ABC transporter periplasmic protein LptC: protein MNRITLATITLFILALTTYGLLEWYGAKKETSSILDNATNPEFIAENLNSDVYKATGALSYNVEAQRMEHYAQLEVTHFEYPRYTLYPKNNKPTWQVTANEGTLYNNNRVKLKNRVRLIATDEDSLIQEVHGKNLEMDLKTNIISSEQTILILGKGFTMYGSGLIVDLNTTQMTLTEHVQTIYKKIKK from the coding sequence ATGAATCGCATCACCCTTGCGACAATAACCTTATTTATTTTGGCGTTAACGACTTATGGCCTACTTGAGTGGTATGGCGCTAAGAAAGAAACCAGTAGTATCCTCGACAATGCTACTAATCCAGAATTTATTGCTGAAAACCTCAACAGCGATGTTTACAAAGCAACCGGTGCATTATCATATAATGTTGAAGCACAGCGAATGGAACATTATGCTCAATTAGAGGTCACACACTTTGAATACCCAAGATATACCCTATACCCAAAAAACAACAAACCTACATGGCAAGTAACAGCCAATGAAGGCACGTTATATAATAATAATCGTGTAAAATTGAAAAATCGCGTACGTTTAATCGCCACTGATGAAGACAGTTTGATACAGGAAGTACACGGAAAAAATTTAGAAATGGATTTAAAAACTAATATAATCAGCTCAGAGCAAACTATCTTAATATTAGGTAAAGGATTTACTATGTATGGCTCAGGATTAATTGTAGACTTAAACACAACACAGATGACATTGACTGAACATGTGCAAACCATTTATAAAAAAATTAAAAAATAG
- the lptA gene encoding lipopolysaccharide transport periplasmic protein LptA: MPTVSAEKFNVEQEIKISSSRQAADLKNKIFSYIDNVIIAQGTLTIHAELVQVITEDKSDNKIYIAKGSPATFEQTLQDGSPINLQANEIRYEPSMNTVVISGNALLRQEGSEVSGSKITYNFDTEYVNAESLDNAKVETVLQPKNKTELPKKSKDKQE, translated from the coding sequence GTGCCAACAGTAAGCGCCGAAAAGTTTAATGTTGAACAAGAAATTAAAATATCTTCTTCGCGACAAGCTGCCGATCTAAAAAACAAAATATTCAGTTATATCGATAATGTCATTATTGCTCAAGGCACACTAACGATACATGCGGAATTAGTTCAGGTAATTACCGAAGATAAAAGTGATAACAAAATTTATATTGCCAAGGGTTCACCAGCGACATTTGAGCAAACGTTGCAAGATGGTAGCCCAATAAATTTACAAGCCAATGAAATTCGGTATGAACCCAGTATGAACACCGTGGTTATTTCAGGTAATGCACTTCTACGCCAAGAAGGTAGTGAAGTTAGCGGCAGTAAAATCACTTATAATTTTGACACCGAATATGTCAATGCTGAAAGCCTAGATAACGCTAAAGTAGAAACGGTATTACAGCCAAAAAATAAAACTGAACTGCCTAAAAAATCTAAGGACAAGCAAGAGTAA
- the lptB gene encoding LPS export ABC transporter ATP-binding protein, protein MSTSTLSATGLAKAYKGRKVVKNVSMKVSAGQIVGLLGPNGAGKTTSFYMIVGLVNNDSGSIVLNGEDLTLLPMHERARKGIGYLPQEASIFRKLSVYDNIMAILQTRKSLSDVEREEKLEHLLEEFNIGHIKDNLGMSLSGGERRRVEIARALAADPKFILLDEPFAGVDPISVGDIKKIILHLKERGIGILITDHNVRETLDVCEHAYIVSHGELIAEGNSNQILANQHVRDVYLGEQFTL, encoded by the coding sequence ATGTCAACTTCAACATTATCAGCAACCGGTCTTGCAAAAGCCTACAAAGGCAGAAAAGTCGTTAAAAACGTCAGTATGAAAGTGTCCGCCGGACAAATAGTTGGCTTATTAGGTCCCAATGGCGCGGGTAAAACTACCTCCTTTTATATGATTGTTGGCTTAGTCAATAACGACAGTGGCTCAATAGTGTTAAACGGTGAAGACTTAACCTTGTTGCCGATGCATGAGCGCGCGCGCAAGGGCATCGGCTATTTACCACAAGAAGCCTCTATTTTTCGCAAGTTATCTGTTTATGACAACATTATGGCTATTTTACAAACACGTAAAAGCCTAAGTGATGTTGAGCGAGAAGAAAAACTTGAACATTTATTAGAAGAATTTAACATCGGTCATATCAAAGATAACTTAGGTATGAGTTTATCTGGCGGTGAACGCCGACGTGTTGAAATAGCTCGCGCTTTAGCGGCAGACCCTAAATTTATTCTACTTGATGAACCCTTTGCTGGTGTTGACCCAATTTCAGTAGGTGATATAAAAAAAATTATCCTACACTTAAAAGAACGCGGCATTGGTATTTTGATCACTGATCATAATGTACGAGAAACACTCGATGTTTGTGAACATGCTTATATCGTTAGTCATGGTGAACTGATCGCTGAAGGTAATTCTAATCAAATACTTGCGAATCAACATGTAAGAGATGTATACCTTGGTGAACAATTCACGCTATAG
- a CDS encoding RNA polymerase factor sigma-54: protein MRPTLQLRIGQQLTMTPQLQQAIKLLQLSTLDLQQEIQEALESNPLLEIDESFDNNSESTPDNLEEAYSAGVGESKEMASSDGSEDSAPSIDEISSSEGLAKTDIPEELNSDSTWDDNFSASASSGGVGHASEDYTYQGETKDSLQDHLMWQMQLTPFSDTDRTIAIAIIEAIDEAGYLTVTADEILESVGIDDVELDEVEVVLKRINVFDPVGVAARSIPECLLIQLNQFAKDTPWLAESKLAVTEHIDLLGNRDYRQLMRKLRIKEDQLREVIRLIQSLDPRPGDSVIKSEEQYVIPDVSVEKKNGRWTVELNPDTAPKLSVNQQYAAMSRSMKSSADSQFIRSNLQEAKWFIKSLESRNDTLLKVSNCIVQRQQGFFEHGPEAMRPMVLNDIAEAVDMHESTISRVTTQKYMHTPRGIFELKYFFSSHVSTENGGECSSTAIRELIKKLVAAEIPAKPLSDSKIADILAEQGIKVARRTIAKYRESLSIPPSNQRKSLL, encoded by the coding sequence ATGCGTCCTACTCTGCAACTCCGTATCGGACAACAATTAACGATGACCCCGCAATTGCAGCAGGCGATCAAGCTACTGCAATTATCGACTTTGGATCTCCAGCAAGAAATTCAAGAAGCACTCGAAAGTAATCCTTTACTTGAAATTGATGAATCTTTTGATAATAACTCTGAAAGTACCCCTGACAATTTAGAAGAAGCATACTCGGCAGGCGTTGGCGAAAGTAAAGAAATGGCCTCCTCCGATGGTAGCGAAGATTCTGCCCCCAGTATCGATGAAATTAGCTCCTCAGAAGGTTTAGCCAAAACCGATATTCCCGAAGAATTAAACAGTGATAGCACTTGGGATGATAACTTTAGTGCTAGCGCTAGCAGCGGCGGTGTTGGTCACGCATCAGAAGATTATACCTATCAGGGTGAAACGAAAGACTCACTACAAGACCACCTTATGTGGCAAATGCAACTCACGCCATTTAGCGATACCGACAGAACCATTGCCATCGCCATTATTGAAGCCATTGATGAAGCCGGCTATTTAACGGTGACCGCAGATGAGATCTTAGAAAGCGTTGGTATAGACGATGTAGAACTCGATGAAGTTGAAGTGGTACTAAAACGAATTAACGTTTTTGATCCCGTTGGCGTGGCTGCCCGTTCAATTCCTGAGTGTTTACTTATCCAGCTCAATCAATTTGCGAAAGATACGCCTTGGCTAGCAGAAAGTAAATTAGCCGTCACTGAGCACATTGACTTGCTTGGTAATCGCGATTATCGACAATTGATGCGTAAATTGCGCATTAAAGAAGATCAATTACGCGAAGTTATTCGCTTGATCCAATCTTTAGATCCTCGCCCGGGTGATAGCGTCATAAAAAGTGAAGAACAATACGTAATTCCTGATGTCTCCGTTGAGAAGAAAAATGGTCGTTGGACGGTAGAGCTCAATCCCGATACAGCACCTAAATTATCAGTTAATCAACAATATGCCGCCATGTCTAGGTCAATGAAATCATCTGCTGATAGTCAGTTCATTCGCTCGAATTTACAAGAAGCAAAATGGTTTATCAAAAGTTTAGAAAGTCGCAATGATACCTTATTAAAAGTTTCAAATTGCATTGTACAACGCCAACAAGGTTTCTTTGAACATGGTCCTGAAGCTATGCGACCTATGGTGTTAAATGATATTGCAGAAGCTGTAGACATGCATGAATCAACCATTTCTCGTGTTACGACACAAAAATACATGCACACACCGAGAGGCATTTTTGAGCTTAAATACTTTTTCTCTAGCCACGTAAGTACTGAAAATGGCGGTGAGTGCTCTTCAACAGCTATTCGTGAATTAATTAAAAAACTCGTCGCTGCCGAAATACCCGCAAAGCCATTAAGCGACAGTAAAATCGCAGATATATTAGCTGAACAAGGTATAAAAGTAGCGAGGAGAACCATTGCCAAGTATCGAGAGTCGCTCTCTATACCGCCGTCAAATCAACGTAAAAGCCTATTGTAG
- the hpf gene encoding ribosome hibernation promoting factor: MQINLTGHHVDVTDSLRDYVNGKFEKLERHFEHINNVHVVLTVEKLNQIAESTVHLSGSEVHAKAEHNDMYASIDALIDKLDRQILKYKGKINKH; the protein is encoded by the coding sequence ATGCAAATTAATCTTACTGGACACCATGTCGATGTTACCGACTCATTACGTGATTATGTTAATGGCAAGTTTGAAAAGCTAGAACGTCATTTTGAGCATATCAATAATGTACATGTAGTATTAACCGTAGAAAAATTGAATCAGATTGCCGAATCTACTGTGCACTTAAGTGGCTCAGAGGTTCACGCGAAGGCCGAGCATAATGATATGTATGCATCAATTGATGCATTAATTGATAAGCTAGATCGCCAAATCCTGAAATACAAAGGCAAAATTAACAAACATTAG